From Ipomoea triloba cultivar NCNSP0323 chromosome 5, ASM357664v1, the proteins below share one genomic window:
- the LOC116019763 gene encoding importin-5-like isoform X1: MASPSSSHSQIKTLLDEDDSNPFFHFLNNLFSDDEAVRRPADSLFNAAMKEFPNALSNKLAFAINSNPNPQIRIRCSTLFSRFLDNNWLLLVHPMFHTKFKTFFIQLLRDEEDWEALKIHCTCVSKLAALFFPKPGWPELLVSMFQWLCSPDFTLTNPASVILLNILIPKYCRFFYDYADILNLVFQRLMDQGSGDTRLRSAAVGAAVKLIVYLAIPNDYYEYYGLLTGMISVLGDVIFGDQDLACSVLDEMVVLARGKPWFLAVHIKSMVEAMLKIVSDTGLEEKTRKLAVEFLVTVAEGGDEGYEMIQKLPSNLIEELLAQLLRMLMCVKDDISWMVEENADDMEAEGKMSISCYAEEALSRLAIALGGDVILPNSRDMLPGFFEDDDWKKRYAAVTALGLIASGCSKMLVQNLEHSVEKIMELVHDEHPRVRLATLHAIRKFSKSLSPFFQEQCHRQVILALSDAMDDFGNPRVQIHAASALTSFSQNCCSNILKSYLKEIISKLFIFLQNEKTVLKETALKALASLADSTKDDFQPFYATVLSYLKYTLITAKENSNCMLVAKTLECITLVAVAVGKSVFSADVEEIVKVLVSLQEYNCSQVTSYLLQAWGRLCTSLGEDFRPYLSASMPQLIKSAELHSLVADDRNSENELRSIVLKEILLACKTLGCFAAHIKGGLHLWIQEVLNAVLPLVNFKFDEQVRIAAISVMPLLLQSAAIAMENKLLIPGFLDSPIDALSKTITPALLESLEASGIKTQVQILAALNQGFQIANTWIPDDTETVESLSQVLSACFHRKAGREYIVQNSLIFQKPELLKEEIQDEENVCREVRICFQLLIKRLSAQNLVLQIYFVKHMWAKSATLEKRRMALSIFSDIAEQCGEQGLRHYAVIIPFLFKACKDTNPDTRQIAACAIGIFVEFGREVFKQHLQDGLSSLEDIFQHSEGSGLEHFMAKDAAVCAYGKVCFFLCEEINSYENIELWLFHLPLKCNFDEAKAAHGLLCSMVDKPETRVTGPEDGYISRIITIMAEVLWAGNNFATEETRSMMIQQLKMLKQKLADKFIGICKSLPPTLQNTLYSCCLSS, translated from the exons ATGGCGTCTCCATCTTCTTCTCACTCCCAAATCAAAACACTCTTAGACGAAGATGACTCAAACCCTTTCTTCCACTTCCTCAATAATCTCTTCTCTGACGACGAAGCCGTACGCCGCCCCGCCGATTCCCTCTTCAATGCCGCCATGAAGGAGTTTCCCAATGCTCTTTCTAACAAGCTCGCTTTCGCCATCAACTCCAACCCTAATCCCCAAATCAGAATTCGCTGCTCTACCCTCTTCTCCCGATTTCTAGACAACAATTGGCTCCTCCTAGTCCACCCAATGTTCCATACAAAATTCAAGACTTTCTTTATCCAGCTCCTCAGGGATGAAGAGGATTGGGAGGCCCTTAAAATTCACTGCACCTGTGTTTCCAAATTGGCCGCTCTGTTTTTTCCCAAGCCCGGCTGGCCCGAATTGCTCGTATCAATGTTCCAATGGCTATGTTCTCCGGACTTCACTCTTACAAATCCGGCCTCTGTTATCTTGCTCAACATACTGATTCCAAAATACTGTAGATTTTTTTATGACTATGCCGATATTTTGAATTTAGTGTTTCAGCGCTTAATGGATCAGGGCTCTGGAGATACCAGGCTCAGAAGCGCAGCCGTTGGTGCTGCAGTGAAGTTGATAGTGTATTTAGCTATTCCCAATGATTATTATGAGTATTACGGTCTGTTAACTGGAATGATCAGCGTATTGGGGGATGTTATTTTTGGTGATCAAGATCTTGCTTGTAGCGTGCTTGATGAAATGGTTGTGTTGGCCAGAGGAAAACCATGGTTCTTGGCGGTTCATATTAAGTCCATGGTAGAGGCAATGCTTAAGATAGTGAGTGATACCGGTTTGGAAGAGAAAACGAGGAAATTAGCAGTAGAGTTCTTGGTCACAGTGGCTGAGGGAGGAGATGAAGGTTATGAAATGATTCAGAAGCTGCCCAGTAATCTAATTGAAGAGTTGCTCGCACAGTTGCTTCGAATGCTGATGTGTGTTAAGGATGACATTTCTTGGATGGTGGAAGAAAATGCTGATGATATGGAAGCAGAAGGCAAAATGAGTATATCCTGTTATGCTGAGGAGGCTTTAAGCAGGCTGGCAATTGCACTGGGGGGAGATGTAATTTTGCCCAATTCTCGTGATATGCTCCCAGGTTTCTTTGAAGATGATGATTGGAAAAAGCGCTATGCTGCAGTTACTGCCTTGGGCCTAATTGCATCAGGCTGTTCAAAG ATGTTAGTACAAAACCTGGAACATTCCGTGGAAAAAATAATGGAACTAGTTCATGATGAGCACCCTCGAGTGCGCTTGGCAACTCTCCATGCAATTCGCAAATTCTCAAAGTCCTTAAGTCCCTTTTTTCAAGAACAATGTCATCGAcaggttattcttgctttatcAGATGCCATGGATGATTTCGGCAATCCCAGAGTGCAG ATACATGCAGCATCAGCATTGACAAGTTTCAGCCAGAATTGTTGTTCAAATATATTGAAATCATACCTTAAAGAAATAATTAGCAAATTGTTTATATTCCTGCAG AATGAAAAGACAGTTTTGAAAGAAACAGCTTTGAAAGCCTTAGCCTCATTAGCTGATTCAACCAAG GATGATTTTCAACCATTCTATGCCACGGTTTTATCCTACCTAAAATATACATTAATAACTGCAAAAGAAAATTCCAATTGCATGCTAGTTGCCAAAACCCTAGAGTGCATCACTTTGGTTGCAGTGGCTGTGGGAAAAAGTGTATTCTCTGCTGATGTTGAAGAG ATTGTTAAAGTTCTTGTCTCATTACAAGAATATAATTGTAGTCAGGTGACAAGTTATTTGCTCCAA GCATGGGGTCGATTATGCACATCTTTAGGGGAGGACTTTCGTCCTTACCTAAGTGCTTCTATGCCACAGCTGATAAAGTCAGCTGAGCTCCATTCCCTAGTGGCTGATGATCG GAATAGCGAGAATGAGCTAAGAAGCATTGTCTTGAAGGAGATATTATTGGCTTGTAAAACGTTAGGCTGCTTTGCTGCTCATATCAAAGGAGGACTGCATTTGTGGATTCAGGAG GTTTTAAACGCTGTACTTCCACTTGTCAATTTTAAATTCGATGAACAAGTTAGAATAGCTGCAATATCAG TTATGCCATTACTGTTGCAATCAGCTGCTATTGCTATGGAAAACAAGCTTCTTATTCCGGGCTTTTTAGATTCTCCAATTGATGCTTTATCTAAGACCATAACCCCAGCTTTGCTAGAATCCTTAGAG GCATCAGGCATAAAAACTCAAGTGCAAATTTTGGCGGCATTGAATCAAGGCTTTCAG ATTGCTAATACTTGGATACCAGATGATACAGAAACTGTTGAGAGCCTATCACAGGTTCTCTCAGCATGCTTCCACCGGAAAGCAGGAAGAGAATATATAGTACAGAATAGCTTAATCTTTCAGAAGCCTGAGCTGCTCAAGGAAGAAATTCAGGATGAGGAAAATGTTTGCAGAGAA GTTCGCATTTGCTTTCAACTTTTGATAAAAAGGCTCTCTGCTCAGAATCTCGTTCTTCAAATTTACTTTGTAAAACATATGTGG GCAAAGAGTGCAACACTAGAAAAAAGAAGAATGGCGTTGAGCATTTTTAGTGACATCGCAGAGCAATGCGGAGAACAAGGTTTAAGGCACTATGCGGTAATCATTCCATTCCTGTTCAAAGCTTGCAAGGACACAAATCCAGACACTCGACAG ATTGCTGCCTGTGCAATTGGTATATTTGTTGAGTTTGGTAGAGAAGTGTTTAAGCAGCATCTCCAAG ATGGACTGTCCAGTCTAGAAGATATATTTCAGCACAGTGAGGGAAGTGGCCTAGAGCACTTCATGGCTAAAGATGCTGCTGTTTGTGCTTATGGGAAAGTCTGTTTCTTCCTGTGTGAAGAAATTAACTCGTACGAG AATATAGAGCTTTGGCTCTTCCATTTGCCATTGAAATGTAATTTTGATGAAGCCAAAGCTGCCCATGGACTGCTTTGTTCCATGGTTGACAA GCCAGAGACTAGGGTTACTGGTCCTGAAGATGGTTACATTAGCAGAATAATTACAATTATGGCTGAG GTTCTTTGGGCTGGAAACAATTTTGCAACAGAAGAAACCCGGAGCATGATGATTCAACAGTTGAAGATGTTGAAGCAGAAATTAGCAGACAAGTTTATAGGCATATGTAAATCATTGCCCCCAACTCTGCAGAACACATTGTACAGCTGCTGCTTGTCATCATGA
- the LOC116019761 gene encoding importin-5-like: MDPSTSEQNPTLTQIRELLREDNRDGFFDFVDYLFSEDESLSDPADSLYEAAMDEYPNALSNKLALAINISPDTQTRMRCSTLFSRFLAVKSPFLHQMINQRLKDFFLQLLQDEEEWEVLKIHCTCVSSIAARLLPKEDWPELLVLMLEWLSSPNSTLTRLATVVLLYELIPECPNTFSPYADPISLGFQRLMDEGCEDNTARIATVGAAAKFILYLATPSNYEGCEDNQYYGLLPGMISVLGGAVYDQDLACKALDAMTILAKAKPRFFTLVHMTKLAEAMLKIASHTNSNSNENMRQLAVNFFIAVGEGGDEGKGMIQSLPGNVIEKLLTQLLQMLMCVEDDDASWNEADVYDRDVGKMTMCCYAEDALSRLAIVLGGDVVVRNSPDLLPGFFKDADWKKRYAAVVSLGLVASGCSEMLVQYLEESVEKKMALVRDKHPRVRWAAIYAISEFSKYLSPYFQEQCHEQVIPALLQGMDDFGNPRVQTYAAWTMSNFCKNCCSNILKPHLKEIISKLLMLLQAGKTLLKETALSGLSSLADSTKDDFQPFYPMVMPYLKVILRKETSNFMLVAKTLECITSVAMAVGKAVSSTDVEKIVNVLRSIHKRDDMDGQVICYLLQAWGRICKSFGEDFRPYLNASMPLLIKSAEREEHLKDNLGNFKEKSIILKEMLWACNIISCFAVHIKGGLHLWIEEVLYVVIELVNFKFDEKVRVAAISVMPLLLRSAANAVENELPIPRFLDSPIIDLAKMIIPALGEALLAPTIKVQVQALVALNETMQIASTWAPDQKEIIDTILKVLSACFTRKKERENMAKYRLDVRKPEVVKEEIQEEQKFFREVRICVQILLKRLYARNLIPTVLYVERMWEKDITPEERRMALNIFSDIAELCREHGLRLYPEYIPLLFEDCNNTNPDIQQIAASAIGIYAEFDDREAFKEHIQDGLSSLEAIFQHPSEGGLDHSMAKDAAVCAYGKLCFFFCEEIDSYQNIDLWLFHLPLKCNFDEAKAAHGLLCSMVDNPETRVTGPEDSYISRIITIMAEVLWFGGNIATEETKIKMTEQLRMFSQKLGDKFVAICKALPPGLQNTLRTYLEIQLTGEHACNA, encoded by the exons ATGGATCCGTCTACTTCTGAACAGAATCCAACTCTCACCCAAATCAGAGAACTATTGCGAGAAGATAACCGAGACGGATTCTTCGACTTCGTCGATTATCTCTTCTCAGAGGACGAATCCCTCAGCGACCCCGCCGATTCCCTCTACGAAGCCGCCATGGACGAGTATCCGAATGCTCTTTCTAACAAGCTCGCCCTAGCTATCAACATTAGCCCTGATACCCAAACCAGAATGCGCTGTTCTACTCTCTTCTCCCGTTTTCTTGCCGTAAAATCGCCCTTCCTCCACCAGATGATCAATCAAAGACTCAAGGACTTCTTTCTCCAGCTCCTCCAGGATGAGGAGGAATGGGAGGTCCTCAAGATTCACTGCACCTGCGTTTCAAGCATCGCCGCTCGGCTTCTTCCCAAGGAAGATTGGCCGGAATTGCTGGTATTGATGTTGGAATGGTTATCTTCTCCGAACTCAACGCTTACAAGATTGGCCACTGTTGTTTTGCTGTACGAACTAATTCCAGAATGCCCTAATACTTTTAGTCCCTATGCCGATCCTATAAGTTTAGGGTTTCAGCGGTTAATGGATGAGGGCTGTGAAGATAACACAGCCAGAATCGCCACTGTTGGTGCCGCAGCCAAGTTTATTTTGTACTTAGCTACTCCTTCAAATTATGAGGGCTGTGAAGATAACCAGTATTATGGTCTGCTGCCCGGAATGATCAGCGTATTGGGGGGTGCTGTTTATGATCAAGATCTTGCATGTAAGGCGCTTGATGCAATGACTATCTTGGCCAAAGCAAAACCAAGGTTTTTCACACTTGTTcatatgacaaaattggcaGAGGCAATGCTTAAGATAGCGAGCCATACTAATTCGAATTCGAACGAAAATATGAGGCAACTAGCAGTTAACTTCTTCATTGCAGTGGGTGAGGGCGGAGATGAAGGTAAGGGAATGATTCAGAGTCTGCCCGGTAATGTAATTGAAAAGTTGCTCACACAGTTGCTTCAAATGCTGATGTGCGTTGAGGATGACGACGCTTCTTGGAACGAAGCAGATGTTTATGATAGGGATGTAGGCAAAATGACTATGTGCTGTTATGCTGAGGATGCTTTGAGCAGACTGGCGATAGTGCTGGGTGGAGATGTAGTTGTGCGCAATTCTCCTGATTTGCTCCCAGGTTTCTTTAAAGATGCTGATTGGAAAAAGCGCTATGCTGCAGTAGTGTCCCTTGGCTTAGTTGCATCAGGGTGCTCAGAG ATGTTAGTGCAATACCTGGAAGAAtctgtggaaaaaaaaatggcacTAGTTCGTGATAAGCACCCTCGCGTGCGCTGGGCAGCTATCTATGCAATTTCTGAATTCTCAAAGTACCTGAGTCCCTATTTTCAAGAACAGTGTCATGAACAAGTTATTCCTGCTTTATTACAAGGCATGGATGATTTTGGCAACCCCAGAGTGCAG acataTGCAGCATGGACAATGTCAAATTTCTGCAAGAATTGCTGTTCAAATATATTGAAACCACACCTGAAAGAAATTATTAGCAAACTGCTTATGCTCCTGCAG GCAGGGAAGACATTATTGAAAGAAACAGCTTTGAGTGGGTTATCCTCATTAGCTGATTCAACCAAG GATGATTTTCAACCATTCTATCCCATGGTTATGCCCTACCTAAAAGTTATATTAAGAAAAGAAACTTCCAATTTCATGCTAGTTGCCAAAACCCTAGAGTGCATCACTTCGGTTGCAATGGCTGTGGGAAAAGCTGTATCCTCTACTGATGTTGAAAAG ATTGTTAACGTTCTTCGCTCAATACATAAACGTGATGATATGGATGGTCAAGTGATATGTTATTTGCTCCAA GCATGGGGGAGAATATGCAAATCTTTTGGGGAGGACTTCCGTCCTTACCTGAATGCTTCTATGCCTCTACTGATAAAGTCAGCTGAACGGGAAGAACACCTAAAGGATAATTTAGG GAATTTCAAGGAAAAAAGCATTATCTTGAAGGAGATGTTGTGGGCCTGTAATATAATAAGCTGCTTTGCTGTTCATATCAAAGGAGGACTGCATTTGTGGATTGAAGAG GTTTTATATGTTGTAATTGAACTcgtcaattttaaatttgatgaaaAAGTTAGAGTAGCTGCAATATCAG TAATGCCATTGCTGTTGCGATCAGCTGCTAATGCTGTGGAAAACGAGCTTCCTATTCCACGATTTTTAGATTCTCCAATCATTGATTTAGCAAAGATGATAATCCCAGCTTTGGGTGAAGCCTTATTG GCACCAACCATAAAAGTTCAAGTGCAAGCATTGGTGGCATTGAATGAAACCATGCAG ATTGCTAGTACTTGGGCACCTGATCAGAAAGAAATTATTGACACCATATTGAAGGTTCTCTCAGCATGCTTCACCAGGAAAAAGGAAAGGGAAAATATGGCAAAGTATAGATTAGACGTTAGGAAGCCTGAAGTGGTCAAGGAGGAAATTCAGGAGGAGCAAAAGTTTTTCAGAGAA GTTCGTATTTGTGTgcaaattttgttaaaaaggCTCTATGCTCGAAACCTCATCCCTACAGTTCTTTATGTAGAACGAATGTGG GAAAAGGATATTACACctgaagaaagaagaatggcCTTGAACATTTTTAGTGACATTGCAGAGCTATGCAGAGAACATGGTTTAAGGCTATATCCAGAATATATTCCGTTACTGTTCGAAGATTGCAATAATACAAATCCAGACATTCAACAG ATCGCTGCCTCTGCAATTGGTATATATGCTGAGTTTGATGATAGAGAAGCGTTTAAGGAGCATATTCAAG ATGGACTCTCTAGTCTGGAAGCTATATTTCAGCACCCTAGTGAAGGTGGCCTAGATCACTCCATGGCAAAAGATGCTGCTGTTTGTGCTTATGGGAAACTCTGTTTCTTCTTTTGTGAAGAAATTGACTCGTACCAG AATATAGATCTGTGGCTCTTCCATTTGCCATTGAAATGTAATTTCGACGAAGCCAAAGCTGCCCATGGACTGCTTTGTTCCATGGTTGACAA CCCAGAGACTAGGGTTACTGGCCCTGAAGATAGTTACATTAGCAGAATAATTACAATTATGGCCGAG GTTCTGTGGTTTGGAGGAAATATAGCCACGGAAGAAACCAAGATTAAGATGACTGAACAGTTGAGGATGTTCAGTCAGAAACTGGGAGACAAATTTGTAGCCATATGTAAAGCATTGCCTCCGGGTCTGCAGAACACATTGCGCACCTACTTGGAAATACAGCTGACCGGAGAACATGCATGCAATGCTTAG
- the LOC116019763 gene encoding importin-5-like isoform X2 → MASPSSSHSQIKTLLDEDDSNPFFHFLNNLFSDDEAVRRPADSLFNAAMKEFPNALSNKLAFAINSNPNPQIRIRCSTLFSRFLDNNWLLLVHPMFHTKFKTFFIQLLRDEEDWEALKIHCTCVSKLAALFFPKPGWPELLVSMFQWLCSPDFTLTNPASVILLNILIPKYCRFFYDYADILNLVFQRLMDQGSGDTRLRSAAVGAAVKLIVYLAIPNDYYEYYGLLTGMISVLGDVIFGDQDLACSVLDEMVVLARGKPWFLAVHIKSMVEAMLKIVSDTGLEEKTRKLAVEFLVTVAEGGDEGYEMIQKLPSNLIEELLAQLLRMLMCVKDDISWMVEENADDMEAEGKMSISCYAEEALSRLAIALGGDVILPNSRDMLPGFFEDDDWKKRYAAVTALGLIASGCSKMLVQNLEHSVEKIMELVHDEHPRVRLATLHAIRKFSKSLSPFFQEQCHRQVILALSDAMDDFGNPRVQIHAASALTSFSQNCCSNILKSYLKEIISKLFIFLQNEKTVLKETALKALASLADSTKDDFQPFYATVLSYLKYTLITAKENSNCMLVAKTLECITLVAVAVGKSVFSADVEEAWGRLCTSLGEDFRPYLSASMPQLIKSAELHSLVADDRNSENELRSIVLKEILLACKTLGCFAAHIKGGLHLWIQEVLNAVLPLVNFKFDEQVRIAAISVMPLLLQSAAIAMENKLLIPGFLDSPIDALSKTITPALLESLEASGIKTQVQILAALNQGFQIANTWIPDDTETVESLSQVLSACFHRKAGREYIVQNSLIFQKPELLKEEIQDEENVCREVRICFQLLIKRLSAQNLVLQIYFVKHMWAKSATLEKRRMALSIFSDIAEQCGEQGLRHYAVIIPFLFKACKDTNPDTRQIAACAIGIFVEFGREVFKQHLQDGLSSLEDIFQHSEGSGLEHFMAKDAAVCAYGKVCFFLCEEINSYENIELWLFHLPLKCNFDEAKAAHGLLCSMVDKPETRVTGPEDGYISRIITIMAEVLWAGNNFATEETRSMMIQQLKMLKQKLADKFIGICKSLPPTLQNTLYSCCLSS, encoded by the exons ATGGCGTCTCCATCTTCTTCTCACTCCCAAATCAAAACACTCTTAGACGAAGATGACTCAAACCCTTTCTTCCACTTCCTCAATAATCTCTTCTCTGACGACGAAGCCGTACGCCGCCCCGCCGATTCCCTCTTCAATGCCGCCATGAAGGAGTTTCCCAATGCTCTTTCTAACAAGCTCGCTTTCGCCATCAACTCCAACCCTAATCCCCAAATCAGAATTCGCTGCTCTACCCTCTTCTCCCGATTTCTAGACAACAATTGGCTCCTCCTAGTCCACCCAATGTTCCATACAAAATTCAAGACTTTCTTTATCCAGCTCCTCAGGGATGAAGAGGATTGGGAGGCCCTTAAAATTCACTGCACCTGTGTTTCCAAATTGGCCGCTCTGTTTTTTCCCAAGCCCGGCTGGCCCGAATTGCTCGTATCAATGTTCCAATGGCTATGTTCTCCGGACTTCACTCTTACAAATCCGGCCTCTGTTATCTTGCTCAACATACTGATTCCAAAATACTGTAGATTTTTTTATGACTATGCCGATATTTTGAATTTAGTGTTTCAGCGCTTAATGGATCAGGGCTCTGGAGATACCAGGCTCAGAAGCGCAGCCGTTGGTGCTGCAGTGAAGTTGATAGTGTATTTAGCTATTCCCAATGATTATTATGAGTATTACGGTCTGTTAACTGGAATGATCAGCGTATTGGGGGATGTTATTTTTGGTGATCAAGATCTTGCTTGTAGCGTGCTTGATGAAATGGTTGTGTTGGCCAGAGGAAAACCATGGTTCTTGGCGGTTCATATTAAGTCCATGGTAGAGGCAATGCTTAAGATAGTGAGTGATACCGGTTTGGAAGAGAAAACGAGGAAATTAGCAGTAGAGTTCTTGGTCACAGTGGCTGAGGGAGGAGATGAAGGTTATGAAATGATTCAGAAGCTGCCCAGTAATCTAATTGAAGAGTTGCTCGCACAGTTGCTTCGAATGCTGATGTGTGTTAAGGATGACATTTCTTGGATGGTGGAAGAAAATGCTGATGATATGGAAGCAGAAGGCAAAATGAGTATATCCTGTTATGCTGAGGAGGCTTTAAGCAGGCTGGCAATTGCACTGGGGGGAGATGTAATTTTGCCCAATTCTCGTGATATGCTCCCAGGTTTCTTTGAAGATGATGATTGGAAAAAGCGCTATGCTGCAGTTACTGCCTTGGGCCTAATTGCATCAGGCTGTTCAAAG ATGTTAGTACAAAACCTGGAACATTCCGTGGAAAAAATAATGGAACTAGTTCATGATGAGCACCCTCGAGTGCGCTTGGCAACTCTCCATGCAATTCGCAAATTCTCAAAGTCCTTAAGTCCCTTTTTTCAAGAACAATGTCATCGAcaggttattcttgctttatcAGATGCCATGGATGATTTCGGCAATCCCAGAGTGCAG ATACATGCAGCATCAGCATTGACAAGTTTCAGCCAGAATTGTTGTTCAAATATATTGAAATCATACCTTAAAGAAATAATTAGCAAATTGTTTATATTCCTGCAG AATGAAAAGACAGTTTTGAAAGAAACAGCTTTGAAAGCCTTAGCCTCATTAGCTGATTCAACCAAG GATGATTTTCAACCATTCTATGCCACGGTTTTATCCTACCTAAAATATACATTAATAACTGCAAAAGAAAATTCCAATTGCATGCTAGTTGCCAAAACCCTAGAGTGCATCACTTTGGTTGCAGTGGCTGTGGGAAAAAGTGTATTCTCTGCTGATGTTGAAGAG GCATGGGGTCGATTATGCACATCTTTAGGGGAGGACTTTCGTCCTTACCTAAGTGCTTCTATGCCACAGCTGATAAAGTCAGCTGAGCTCCATTCCCTAGTGGCTGATGATCG GAATAGCGAGAATGAGCTAAGAAGCATTGTCTTGAAGGAGATATTATTGGCTTGTAAAACGTTAGGCTGCTTTGCTGCTCATATCAAAGGAGGACTGCATTTGTGGATTCAGGAG GTTTTAAACGCTGTACTTCCACTTGTCAATTTTAAATTCGATGAACAAGTTAGAATAGCTGCAATATCAG TTATGCCATTACTGTTGCAATCAGCTGCTATTGCTATGGAAAACAAGCTTCTTATTCCGGGCTTTTTAGATTCTCCAATTGATGCTTTATCTAAGACCATAACCCCAGCTTTGCTAGAATCCTTAGAG GCATCAGGCATAAAAACTCAAGTGCAAATTTTGGCGGCATTGAATCAAGGCTTTCAG ATTGCTAATACTTGGATACCAGATGATACAGAAACTGTTGAGAGCCTATCACAGGTTCTCTCAGCATGCTTCCACCGGAAAGCAGGAAGAGAATATATAGTACAGAATAGCTTAATCTTTCAGAAGCCTGAGCTGCTCAAGGAAGAAATTCAGGATGAGGAAAATGTTTGCAGAGAA GTTCGCATTTGCTTTCAACTTTTGATAAAAAGGCTCTCTGCTCAGAATCTCGTTCTTCAAATTTACTTTGTAAAACATATGTGG GCAAAGAGTGCAACACTAGAAAAAAGAAGAATGGCGTTGAGCATTTTTAGTGACATCGCAGAGCAATGCGGAGAACAAGGTTTAAGGCACTATGCGGTAATCATTCCATTCCTGTTCAAAGCTTGCAAGGACACAAATCCAGACACTCGACAG ATTGCTGCCTGTGCAATTGGTATATTTGTTGAGTTTGGTAGAGAAGTGTTTAAGCAGCATCTCCAAG ATGGACTGTCCAGTCTAGAAGATATATTTCAGCACAGTGAGGGAAGTGGCCTAGAGCACTTCATGGCTAAAGATGCTGCTGTTTGTGCTTATGGGAAAGTCTGTTTCTTCCTGTGTGAAGAAATTAACTCGTACGAG AATATAGAGCTTTGGCTCTTCCATTTGCCATTGAAATGTAATTTTGATGAAGCCAAAGCTGCCCATGGACTGCTTTGTTCCATGGTTGACAA GCCAGAGACTAGGGTTACTGGTCCTGAAGATGGTTACATTAGCAGAATAATTACAATTATGGCTGAG GTTCTTTGGGCTGGAAACAATTTTGCAACAGAAGAAACCCGGAGCATGATGATTCAACAGTTGAAGATGTTGAAGCAGAAATTAGCAGACAAGTTTATAGGCATATGTAAATCATTGCCCCCAACTCTGCAGAACACATTGTACAGCTGCTGCTTGTCATCATGA